GGTGCGTGGTGGTGCTGCCGACTCGCCGGAGAGACTGCACGTACTGCCTCTTATGGGCAATAGGTTCTCGACAGATGACGAAAACAGCTACAGACTTGGCGCATGTTGAACGAAATCGCGCAGGAAGGCGGAATCGACCAACTCGACCGACGTGTCATCGGTGCGCTGCAGCCGGATGTTCTGGAGCTTCCTGTCGAGGCGTTGCTGTGGATCAAGACCAGGCCCGACGAGGTCGAGTCGACCGGCCGGGCCCTGTTGACGTCCCCGCTGGTTCGCTATGCGGCCGCGATCACCGGCGAGTACCAACTCGTCGCCGACATCACCGTGGCGAGTCGAGCCGCACTTTACGAATTCGTCACCGCGGGCGAGTGGCTGTCGGGAGTGGAACTCGTCGAGACATGCCTCGTCGTCAGCGGACTCAAGCGCAGCGGTGTCACCTCTGCGAGCACCCTCGGGTGAAGCTGTTCTCCCGCCGCGCTGGAATCATCGGTCAAGGGTCGATGTCGAGGAAATCTCCTTCCTGGCTGTGGGCGTGCCGGTGGAGCCGTTCGGTGATCTGCCTATGGCGACTCCTCCCGATACACCGTCCTTCCCTCGAACAAGGTGCGCAGGACACGGGTTTCGCCGATCTCGTCGGCAGGCACCTCGAAGATGTTGCGGTCCAGCACAATGAGATCGGCGGACTTACCGACTTGCACGCTCCCCTGTCGGTTGGCACGGCCGATGACTCGGGCGCCACCGAGTGTCATCAACTCGACGGCGGTGGCCAGATCAACCGCCTCCTCACCCCGCTGCAACATGCCTTGCAGGGCGGGAAAGAGGTTCGGATTCGCGGTGATGATCCAGTCGGAACCGACCGTCATAGTTGCCCCGGCCCGCAGAATGGAGCCGAATTTGAACCCGTTCTGCAGCCCGAACTCCTCGATGTGCCAGATCGCCGGCGACATCTCGGCAACCACGTTGAGCTGCGGGAAGCGTGCGTAGTCCGCGTCGTTGATGAACGTGCAGTGAGCGATTTCATGGGTGGGGCCGTTCGCGCCGTTGACCTTTCGGACGCCCTCGAAGGCGTCCAGTGCTGCATGGACCGACCCCTCCCCGGCACAGTGGATCTTGACCGAGAGGCCCTCCGCATCGAACCGGCGAATCAATTCGAGCAGCTGCTCGGCGGGCACGAGGAGATTGGCCTCGTCGACCGTACCGTCCTCATGGAGATCCACCTGCGTCATGTGGGGCGGGAGTGGAGCACCGTCCAGCCAAATCTTGACGAAGTCGGTGTGCACATGCTTGCTGGCGGTGGAGGAACGATCGGCGATGGAGCGGTCGAGTTCGGCAGCGGTGGCCATGCCGAATCCTTCCTCTCGCCACGGCAAGTGGGCCGCGACTTGCAGATGTAGTTCACCGGCCCGCTCGAGCTCGGCGAGGGCATGCAGAGCCTGAGGAGAAGCGGATGCTTCCTGGGCCGAAGTGATCCCGTATTGGTGGCAGGTCGCGATTGCCCACCTGAGCGCCTCGCGGTAGGTGGACTCGGGGTAGTCCGGGATGGCTCGCATGACGGGCCACCGCGCTTGCTCGACGAGTTCGCCGGTGAGTTCCCGGGAACCGGGGCGTCGGATGAGTCGGCCGCCCGGTGGATCCTGTGACGCCTCGCTCAGCCCGGCCAGCTCGAGTGCCTTGGAGTTGACCAGTCCATGATGGATCGAGTAGTCATAGAGAAATACCGGTCGATCCGGAAACGACTCGTCGAGGAATCGGCGATCGAGTTCACCGTCATCGAAAGCCTGTGGCAGGAACTCACCGCCCACGACCCAGGGCTGCTCCCCCTCGGCCGCTGGTCCGGAGCAGTGGCATTCGGTCAGGTCACGCACGATCTGTTCCGGATCGGAAGCCGGGGAGAGCCGACATTCGTACTGGAACTTCAATCCGCTCGCCAGGAGATGGATGTGCGCATCGTGCAGCCCGGGCATGACCATGTGCCCTTCGAGATCGATGATCTCCGCCTCCGCCGGGGATACGGACCGGATCTCCTCCGTCGACCCCACCGCAGTGAAAATCCCCTCTTCGACCAAAACGGCCTCGGCCCAGGGGAACTTGGTGTCGACCGTGTATATTTTTCCGTTGATCAGTGCTACCGACATCGATTACCTCCACTTTCGGTTTGGAAAGGCCTTGTGCGATGACGAAGATTCCCCTTCATCTCAGGGCTGTATCGTTATCTCATCGGCCAACGGATTCATCTCTGCGTGGCGGCTCATCCCCGGCTGAAGAGTAGCTCGCCCGAGGTAGGCATCAAGTCACCGAATGTCTCTTCTCGGTGGGTTTCTCCGGTATTTGCGCGCAGCCTCCTGTACTGGTGTTTCCTCGCTCATGATGCCTCATGTGCCTTCTCGGTCGGGGAAGCTTCGGGCATTGCAGGAGTGTGCTCTCGGAGTCGTAGCGAGCCGCGGTCCTGGACAACTCGTCGGTAGCCGAACAAGGCGATGCCCAGCGATAGCAGTGCAATACCGATCGCCACCTCTTTGGGGCCGCCGTGGTGGCTCAGACCGGGATTACTGATGCCCACGGCCAGGAGCATGGTGTTGAACAGCGCGACGCCTGTAGCGATCGGGATCCAGCTCCGTCCCAGCTTGATGTCTCGTGGCCAATGCGGACGGTCTTTACGCAGGAGCAGGAAACCGATGACGGCAAGGGTGATGGCCAGGATATAGCCCAGATTGCTTGCGATCAGAATGGCGACCGGATCGCCGACGAAAGCCACGATCAGAATGTTGACCACCATCGTGACCCACAGGGATCTGCTGGGAACACCGTTGCGGTTGAGCTGGTCGAACTGCTTGATGGTCATGTCCTGCTGGGCAATGCCATACAGTGCACGGCCGGCGTCGGCCGAGGAGGAGATCATGCTCAAGAACAAAGCACCACACAGCACTGCGGTGACGACACCGGAGAGACCTGGCAACAGTTCCTGAACAGCCAGGATTCCATACGAGGTCGGATTGTTGGTGATGGTCGCTTCACCGAGCTTGCCTGTCGCTGCCAGCGGAACGATGGTGTATGCGGCGACCATGAACAGTGCGATGGATGTCAGGGCCCGTGACGTATCGTGCGTGGTGTCCCGGTACTCGGGGGCGAACGCTGCACATAATTCGGTGCCGTAAATGGCCCAAGCGGACACGTACAGCCACACTACGATTGTTTTCCATCCACCATCGATGTGCGAGGTGAGTTCCGCACTGTTCCAGCCGCCGGTGACGAACGGGCCAATCGCCAATGCCGCCAGTACCACGATGAAGGCCGCGCCGATCACCTGGTTGAAACGCACGGCAACACGGATTCCCGATACATTCAGCACGATACACGCGATGACGGCGGCGACAGCGATGGTGTGCGGAAGCCCGAAGGAAACATCGCCCACGGTGAACAGCGTCCAGGTCGCCTCGGTAAACCACTGAGCCTGGATGAGCGAACCGATGGTGAGTCCGACAAGAGCGAGTACCAGCGCCCAGCCGCACCAGTAACCGAACGCTGCCAGCGGGCCGATCGGAGCGAAATAGCGCTTCCAGGCTTCGGACGCGTACATCGCGACACCACCTGGCTTTTCCGGGAACATCGCCGCCATTTCAGCGAAGAGCTTGTTCTGTAGTAGAGCGACGGCGGCCAGTGTCGCACAAATAAGTACTGCTGGAACCGTACCGACCGCTCCGATCACATTGCCGACCGAGATGAAAAGGCCTGATGCGACAGGAAGGGCCAGCATAAATCCGTGGTGCCAGCGAAGTGACTTCTGTAGTCGATTATGTTCATCGACAAGGTTGCTTTCTGCCATGTTCGGGTTCTTCCGAGGAGGAGGTTCTCCGGGTGGTGGTAATGAACGCTGACGATGTTTGTCCTTGGTCGAAGCCGTTCACGCCGATAATGCCGATGGATTTCGGGCCATGAGCTGTCGCGGCAATGTGCTGACCGGCGACTTGGCGATGTGCTGGGTGCAGCTTCGGCCATTGAGCCGAATTCGGCATGAGGGCGGCGTGGCCCTGATGTCCGTACGGAGTGGCCACGCTGCCGCGCATGGTTCAGTGTGCGGTCGTCAGGCGGCGTGCGACGTGCAAGCCGCTCTCGATGGCACCGTCGATAAAGCCGGCCCAGCCGGTGCCATAATCACTTCCGGCAAGGTGCACCCGGCCATCGGGACGCTGCAGGTCACGCATGTATCGGGTGAGTTGCCCCGGACGCAGCATCGGCCAGGTTTCTCCTGAGTACGGGTCGGCCACCCAGTCATGGCCCGCTACATCGACGATGTCGAGATCGGGCCGCCACAAGTGCAGTGCCTCGGCGATACCGTCCTTGTCGTCCGGACGCAAGCGTGACGCCTGTGGGCCGAAGGCGACGAGCAGC
This Haloactinomyces albus DNA region includes the following protein-coding sequences:
- a CDS encoding Lrp/AsnC ligand binding domain-containing protein; the protein is MLNEIAQEGGIDQLDRRVIGALQPDVLELPVEALLWIKTRPDEVESTGRALLTSPLVRYAAAITGEYQLVADITVASRAALYEFVTAGEWLSGVELVETCLVVSGLKRSGVTSASTLG
- a CDS encoding amidohydrolase; this translates as MSVALINGKIYTVDTKFPWAEAVLVEEGIFTAVGSTEEIRSVSPAEAEIIDLEGHMVMPGLHDAHIHLLASGLKFQYECRLSPASDPEQIVRDLTECHCSGPAAEGEQPWVVGGEFLPQAFDDGELDRRFLDESFPDRPVFLYDYSIHHGLVNSKALELAGLSEASQDPPGGRLIRRPGSRELTGELVEQARWPVMRAIPDYPESTYREALRWAIATCHQYGITSAQEASASPQALHALAELERAGELHLQVAAHLPWREEGFGMATAAELDRSIADRSSTASKHVHTDFVKIWLDGAPLPPHMTQVDLHEDGTVDEANLLVPAEQLLELIRRFDAEGLSVKIHCAGEGSVHAALDAFEGVRKVNGANGPTHEIAHCTFINDADYARFPQLNVVAEMSPAIWHIEEFGLQNGFKFGSILRAGATMTVGSDWIITANPNLFPALQGMLQRGEEAVDLATAVELMTLGGARVIGRANRQGSVQVGKSADLIVLDRNIFEVPADEIGETRVLRTLFEGRTVYREESP
- a CDS encoding APC family permease, whose translation is MAESNLVDEHNRLQKSLRWHHGFMLALPVASGLFISVGNVIGAVGTVPAVLICATLAAVALLQNKLFAEMAAMFPEKPGGVAMYASEAWKRYFAPIGPLAAFGYWCGWALVLALVGLTIGSLIQAQWFTEATWTLFTVGDVSFGLPHTIAVAAVIACIVLNVSGIRVAVRFNQVIGAAFIVVLAALAIGPFVTGGWNSAELTSHIDGGWKTIVVWLYVSAWAIYGTELCAAFAPEYRDTTHDTSRALTSIALFMVAAYTIVPLAATGKLGEATITNNPTSYGILAVQELLPGLSGVVTAVLCGALFLSMISSSADAGRALYGIAQQDMTIKQFDQLNRNGVPSRSLWVTMVVNILIVAFVGDPVAILIASNLGYILAITLAVIGFLLLRKDRPHWPRDIKLGRSWIPIATGVALFNTMLLAVGISNPGLSHHGGPKEVAIGIALLSLGIALFGYRRVVQDRGSLRLREHTPAMPEASPTEKAHEAS